One segment of Ricinus communis isolate WT05 ecotype wild-type chromosome 8, ASM1957865v1, whole genome shotgun sequence DNA contains the following:
- the LOC8273123 gene encoding protein NETWORKED 3A: MGNNGSPFSSSSLAADNHNSIQQSQWLRATLSDMNKRMRAIMTLLAEDENSSAKTKNYDNRRLELFQMLEHFNNSYCSLAEKYDRLRSKLCHVTDSGLIPSSSNANNKTRLVGGLDDPKPELSVSCLDSILSDADVDCDNEKAIDLCDKKGINKINYNNLVRDQSIDADVLKASSEQGNSSEHGGTWFELKFQVTNLMEENLRQQAELARRNIEKKLIINRLQLQLEHLKGENKDLQSCISCLKAVDKDKQFQMSKLRRMFSGSS, translated from the exons ATGGGAAACAATGGATcacccttttcttcttcttctttggcTGCAGATAATCATAACAGTATACAGCAATCTCAGTGGCTTCGGGCAACACTATCAG ACATGAACAAGAGAATGAGGGCCATTATGACCCTTTTGGCAGAGGATGAAAATTCATCAGCAAAAACTAAGAATTATGATAACCGGAGGCTGGAACTCTTTCAAATGCTTGAACATTTCAATAATTCTTATTGTTCTTTAGCTGAAAAATACGATCGGTTGAGGTCCAAGTTATGTCATGTAACTGATTCAGGGCTCATCCCTTCATCTTCTAACGCTAATAACAAGACAAGATTGGTAGGAGGTCTTGATGATCCTAAACCGGAGCTTTCTGTTTCCTGTCTGGATTCCATTCTTAGCGATGCTGATGTTGATTGTGATAATGAAAAAGCTATAGATTTATGCGACAAGAAAGGTATCAATAAGATCAATTATAATAACTTAGTACGAGATCAGTCTATAGATGCGGATGTCCTCAAAGCTAGTTCTGAGCAGGGCAATAGTTCTGAGCACGGAGGTACATGGTTTGAACTCAAGTTTCAAGTTACAAACCTGATGGAGGAGAATCTGAGGCAGCAGGCCGAGTTGGCTAGGAGAAATATTGAAAAGAAACTAATCATTAACAGGCTGCAGTTGCAGCTAGAACATCTGAAGGGTGAGAATAAAGACCTCCAAAGTTGTATCAGCTGCTTAAAAGCTGTCGACAAGGATAAGCAATTTCAGATGTCAAAACTAAGAAGGATGTTTTCAGGTAGTTCATAG